The bacterium genomic interval ATGTAGTCGGCCAGCCACCCCCCGATGCCGATGGGGATCTTTCCGTCCCGCGACATCTGGACCTGGACGGTGTAGGGAAAATCGTTGAGCTTGAGTTTGATGCCGACGGCGGCGAGATCGTGCTGGACCTTCTGGGCAAGCACGCTGACGTCCACCCCGTACGCGGCGATCGTGCTGGAGAAGATGAACGTGCCTTCGATGTCCCCGAGGTTGGCCTCTTTCAGGAGCGCTTTGGCGCGGTCGCGGTCGGTCTTCGCCGCCTCGCGCGGGGGACGCGCCCCCGGGAGGTTCGTGGGGATCACCCCCGCGGCTCGAACGGAGCCCGGTCCCGTGAGCGCCATGATCCCGACGTAGTCAAGGGCGTACCGGACCGCCTGCCGGACCTTCGGATGGCTGAACGCGCCTCCCACCTGCGGGTTGTTGTTCATGACGACGTTGACGACATTCAAAGCCAGGCTGGACTTGACCGTCACGCCGGGCACGTTGCGCAGCTTTCGTGCCTGGTCCGCCCCGATCCCCACGACGATATCAAGGTCGCCTTTCTCGATCAACAATGCCTGGGTCCCCGATTCAACGACGTTGCGAAGCACCACACGGTCGAGCTTCGGCGCCCCGCGCCAGTGCGTGGGGTTCTTGACAAGCACGAGCTCCTGGTTGGGCGTGTAACTCGCCAGCATGAACGGTCCGGTGCCCGCGGAATGCGCATTGAGGTACGCTTCCGCCGTATCCTTCTCCTTGGCGTCCGCGCTGGCGTCACCGCCGTTCTGCATGACCAGCTTGGTGTCGACGGGGCTCAGCGCAGGATCCGTGAGGATCGGAAGGAGCGCGGGGACCGGCTTGCTGAGCTTCATCACGACCGTCGTGGGGTTGGGCGCCATGATGGCGTCCAGGCCGTTGAGGAGGAATGCCCCGTTCCCCTTGATATGCATCAGGCGCTCAAATGACCACTTCACATCGGCTGAGGTGAACGGGTTCCCACTGGCGAACTTCACGTTTGGACGAAGCGTGAACGTGTACGTCAGCCCGTCTGGGGAGATCGCCCAGCGTGTGGCGAGCGACGGCCTGATCGTGGTCACGTCTTCGCCTGCAAACGTGACGAGCGTATCATACGTAACATGGTCAACGTTATTGGTCGCGTTCTCCAGGGTTCGTCCGGGGTCCAGCGTTTTGATGTTGAGGAGCGTGCCGACGCTCAGCACAATCTCTGCGGACGCCGGTCCGGCAAGCGCTTCATGAACGTCTAGCAGACCGGCCCCGGCTGCAAGGAGGACACCTCGCGCTCCCTCCCGGAGGATATCCCGGCGAGTCATTGACTGCCTCGAGTGAGGGGACTGAG includes:
- a CDS encoding ABC transporter substrate-binding protein; this translates as MTRRDILREGARGVLLAAGAGLLDVHEALAGPASAEIVLSVGTLLNIKTLDPGRTLENATNNVDHVTYDTLVTFAGEDVTTIRPSLATRWAISPDGLTYTFTLRPNVKFASGNPFTSADVKWSFERLMHIKGNGAFLLNGLDAIMAPNPTTVVMKLSKPVPALLPILTDPALSPVDTKLVMQNGGDASADAKEKDTAEAYLNAHSAGTGPFMLASYTPNQELVLVKNPTHWRGAPKLDRVVLRNVVESGTQALLIEKGDLDIVVGIGADQARKLRNVPGVTVKSSLALNVVNVVMNNNPQVGGAFSHPKVRQAVRYALDYVGIMALTGPGSVRAAGVIPTNLPGARPPREAAKTDRDRAKALLKEANLGDIEGTFIFSSTIAAYGVDVSVLAQKVQHDLAAVGIKLKLNDFPYTVQVQMSRDGKIPIGIGGWLADYMDVSDYLVFLPGRTVGKRLGWFSDSSPEAQEIVKLGETAEVETNPTKRVALYQEVDRRIAEAGPFVPLYQPAVPYAFRSNVRGVTYTTGWYTDYSTITKS